The Cherax quadricarinatus isolate ZL_2023a chromosome 66, ASM3850222v1, whole genome shotgun sequence genome window below encodes:
- the LOC128704188 gene encoding Krueppel-like factor 16 — MTSPTPHPSPPPIFRPWQSYIGPPTAAHTPPTAHTPPTPPTKTAVPIPTLKRPAHDHCNTLPCKFSKTEGGSVAGGNMGAGGSVGINVGVMRMMNPLMAQLRGLAPPVPPPCPPASVGGIVGVMGGVGSMADIMVPLAGESMMPRLGSLANLGTMGPLVPLLDMLVPAAEVERVCGRSRVRPKRFACSECGSAFSNKGQLRGHLRIHTGERPYACAHHGCHKRFTRNEELTRHRRIHSGARPFPCPLCDKRFGRKDHLKKHIRTHQRHALLPPHPLLHRLHHLHHLQ; from the coding sequence ATGACTagccccaccccccacccctcccctccacctATTTTCCGACCCTGGCAGTCCTACATAGGACCCCCGACCGCCGCCCACACCCCACCTACCGCCCAcaccccgcccacaccacccactaagACAGCGGTGCCTATTCCCACCCTCAAGCGACCCGCTCATGATCACTGCAACACATTGCCTTGTAAGTTCTCCAAGACGGAGGGCGGGAGTGTGGCAGGTGGGAATATGGGCGCGGGCGGCAGTGTCGGTATCAATGTGGGCGTGATGAGAATGATGAACCCTCTAATGGCCCAACTTCGCGGGCTGGCGCCGCCCGTTCCACCACCTTGTCCACCAGCCAGCGTCGGCGGCATCGTGGGAGTGATGGGTGGAGTAGGCAGCATGGCAGATATCATGGTACCCctagcaggagaaagcatgatgcCCCGGCTGGGGTCCCTAGCCAATTTAGGGACCATGGGGCCTCTGGTTCCCCTTCTGGACATGCTGGTACCGGCGGCGGAGGTGGAACGTGTGTGCGGACGAAGCCGGGTTCGCCCGAAAAGGTTTGCGTGCAGCGAGTGTGGATCCGCCTTCAGCAACAAGGGTCAGCTTCGTGGTCACCTGAGGATCCACACGGGTGAGAGACCCTACGCCTGCGCCCACCACGGGTGTCACAAGCGCTTCACCCGCAACGAAGAGCTCACCCGCCACCGGCGCATCCACAGCGGCGCTAGACCCTTCCCATGTCCGCTGTGCGACAAGCGCTTCGGACGCAAGGATCATCTCAAGAAACACATCAGAACACACCAGAGACACGCACTCTTGCCTCCGCACCCTCTCCTGCACCGTctacaccacctgcatcacctgcaGTGA